In one window of Caenimonas aquaedulcis DNA:
- a CDS encoding M61 family metallopeptidase, translating to MTTPSPRSASVQYRVEAADLHAHLYRITLSIDQPAAQQRVSLPVWIPGSYLVREFSKNLQKLAARQGGRAVGVQQLDKCSWQVECVPSSPLVLTYEVYAFDNSVRTAWLDTRRGFFNATSLCLKVHGQEGVVHSLELVPGKAIAQWEAATGLAPHKVGKRGFGIYLAADYDELADCPVEMGNFWSAEFKAAGVPHRIVVAGASESFDTARFTADLHKICETEIRFWHDRKKPPFKNYLFMLNVVDDGYGGLEHRNSTALIASRRDLPRLGETRNSDGYVTLQGLISHEYFHTWNVKRLRPAEFTHYDYGAENYTQLLWFFEGFTSYYDDLLLRRGGLIDDATYVKLLNKTINQVLQTPGREVQAVAQASFDAWVKYYRQDENTANATVSYYTKGALVALCFDLTLRSEGNTTLDEVMRALWVRCKAGPMTEADFAAVLKELGGRAFTREIAAWIHGTKELPLEELLKTHGIAVLEDPSQLQQRLGLRTTENSGVAIKTVLRGGAAEQAGFAAGDEWLGVEVAGQGWRMAKLDDLLLYAGNHRKVTALVSRDRRMLRLELALSTSATTWRLVLRDAAKAQPWLAQHA from the coding sequence GTGACCACCCCATCCCCCCGCAGCGCCAGCGTGCAGTACCGCGTCGAAGCGGCCGACCTGCACGCGCACCTCTACCGCATCACCCTCAGCATCGACCAGCCCGCCGCGCAGCAGCGCGTGTCGCTGCCGGTGTGGATCCCCGGCAGCTACCTGGTGCGTGAATTCTCGAAGAACCTGCAGAAGCTGGCGGCGCGCCAGGGCGGGCGGGCCGTCGGGGTGCAGCAGCTGGACAAGTGCAGCTGGCAGGTCGAATGCGTGCCCAGCAGCCCGCTCGTCCTCACCTACGAGGTCTACGCCTTCGACAATTCCGTGCGCACGGCCTGGCTGGACACGCGCCGGGGCTTCTTCAACGCCACCAGCCTGTGCCTGAAGGTGCATGGGCAGGAGGGCGTGGTGCACTCGCTCGAGCTCGTGCCGGGCAAGGCGATCGCGCAGTGGGAAGCCGCCACCGGCCTCGCGCCGCACAAGGTGGGCAAGCGCGGCTTCGGCATCTACCTGGCCGCCGACTACGACGAGCTCGCCGACTGCCCCGTGGAGATGGGCAACTTCTGGAGCGCGGAATTCAAGGCGGCCGGCGTGCCCCACCGGATCGTCGTCGCGGGTGCGAGCGAGTCCTTCGACACGGCCCGTTTCACGGCGGACCTGCACAAGATCTGCGAGACGGAGATCCGCTTCTGGCATGACCGCAAGAAGCCGCCGTTCAAGAACTACCTCTTCATGCTCAACGTGGTGGACGATGGCTATGGCGGCCTGGAGCACCGCAACTCCACGGCGCTCATCGCATCGCGGCGCGACCTGCCGCGCCTGGGCGAGACGCGCAACAGCGACGGCTACGTCACCCTGCAGGGTCTGATCAGCCACGAATACTTCCACACCTGGAACGTGAAGCGCCTGCGGCCCGCGGAATTCACGCATTACGACTATGGCGCGGAGAACTACACGCAGCTGCTGTGGTTCTTCGAGGGCTTCACGAGCTACTACGACGACCTGCTGCTGCGCCGCGGCGGCCTGATCGACGACGCGACGTACGTGAAGCTGCTGAACAAGACGATCAACCAGGTGCTGCAGACCCCGGGCCGCGAAGTGCAGGCCGTCGCGCAGGCGAGCTTCGACGCATGGGTGAAGTACTACCGCCAGGACGAGAACACGGCCAACGCCACCGTGAGCTACTACACCAAGGGTGCGCTGGTGGCGCTGTGCTTCGACCTCACGCTGCGATCCGAAGGGAACACGACACTCGACGAGGTGATGCGCGCCCTGTGGGTGCGCTGCAAGGCCGGCCCGATGACGGAGGCGGACTTCGCCGCAGTGCTCAAGGAGCTGGGCGGCCGTGCGTTCACGCGCGAGATCGCCGCCTGGATCCACGGCACGAAGGAGCTGCCGCTGGAGGAATTGCTCAAGACGCATGGCATCGCCGTGCTGGAGGACCCGTCGCAGCTGCAGCAGCGCCTGGGCCTGCGCACCACGGAGAACTCAGGCGTCGCGATCAAGACCGTGCTGCGCGGCGGCGCGGCGGAGCAGGCAGGCTTTGCCGCCGGGGACGAGTGGCTGGGCGTCGAGGTCGCGGGGCAAGGCTGGCGCATGGCCAAGCTCGATGACCTGCTGCTGTATGCCGGCAACCACAGGAAGGTGACGGCGCTGGTCTCGCGCGACCGCCGCATGCTGCGGCTGGAACTGGCGCTCTCCACGTCCGCGACCACCTGGCGGCTGGTGCTGCGCGATGCGGCCAAGGCCCAGCCATGGTTGGCGCAGCACGCCTGA
- a CDS encoding DsbC family protein, with product MKLSRFAALAALTLLGLAGGAWADDAAIRRNLAERLPRLGKIDEIGKTQIPGIFEIRIGSEVYYTDANGDYLMQGSLIETRSKRNLTEERQEKLQQVAFDQLPLQDAFTIVRGDGKRKLAVFEDPNCGYCKLFERDLQKVNNVTVYMFLYPILGPDSEVKSAHHWCAKDRGRAWLNWMVRDQRPPAADCDTSALTRNVEFGRRYGINSTPTMIFADGTRVPGALRATDMEKLLAQIKQ from the coding sequence ATGAAGTTGTCCCGATTCGCCGCCCTCGCGGCCCTCACCCTCCTAGGACTCGCCGGGGGAGCGTGGGCGGACGACGCGGCGATACGCAGGAACCTCGCGGAGCGGCTGCCGCGGCTCGGCAAGATCGACGAGATCGGCAAGACGCAGATTCCCGGCATCTTCGAGATCCGCATCGGCTCGGAGGTGTACTACACCGACGCCAACGGCGACTACCTGATGCAGGGCAGCCTGATCGAGACCCGGTCGAAACGCAACCTCACGGAGGAGCGCCAGGAGAAGCTGCAGCAGGTCGCGTTCGACCAGCTGCCGCTGCAGGATGCCTTCACCATCGTCCGCGGGGACGGCAAGCGCAAGCTCGCGGTGTTCGAAGACCCGAACTGCGGCTACTGCAAGCTCTTCGAGCGCGACCTGCAGAAGGTGAACAACGTCACCGTCTACATGTTCCTCTACCCCATCCTCGGGCCGGACTCGGAAGTCAAGTCGGCCCACCACTGGTGCGCGAAGGACAGGGGCCGGGCCTGGCTGAACTGGATGGTGCGCGACCAGCGCCCGCCCGCCGCCGACTGCGACACCTCGGCGCTCACGCGCAACGTCGAATTCGGCCGGCGCTACGGCATCAATTCCACCCCGACCATGATCTTCGCGGACGGCACCCGGGTCCCGGGCGCACTGCGCGCCACGGACATGGAAAAGCTACTCGCACAAATCAAGCAGTGA